In Pseudomonas fakonensis, one DNA window encodes the following:
- a CDS encoding NUDIX hydrolase, translating into MPISPAEVAHRAASDAELVAWVDEHDQPLGGLPRAELRERGLIGRCTFILLFNGKGELCVHRRTLSKALYPGYWDVAAGGMVTCGESYEDSAARELEEELGVGGVPLRFHEKFYFDQPGNRLWCAVFSAVWDGPLRLQPEEVMEARFVPVAQAEQESQKLRYCPDSLVALQRYQASLA; encoded by the coding sequence ATGCCCATCAGCCCTGCCGAGGTCGCGCACCGCGCGGCCTCTGACGCCGAACTGGTCGCCTGGGTGGATGAGCACGACCAGCCGCTTGGCGGCCTGCCACGGGCCGAGCTGCGCGAGCGCGGCCTGATCGGGCGCTGCACGTTCATTCTGCTGTTCAACGGCAAAGGCGAGCTGTGCGTGCACCGGCGCACCTTGAGCAAGGCGCTGTACCCTGGCTACTGGGATGTGGCGGCAGGGGGCATGGTGACCTGCGGGGAAAGCTACGAAGACTCGGCGGCGCGCGAACTGGAGGAAGAACTGGGAGTGGGCGGCGTGCCGCTGCGCTTTCACGAGAAGTTCTACTTCGACCAGCCGGGCAACCGGCTGTGGTGCGCGGTGTTTTCCGCGGTCTGGGACGGGCCGTTGCGCCTGCAGCCTGAAGAGGTGATGGAGGCGCGCTTCGTGCCGGTGGCCCAGGCCGAGCAGGAAAGCCAGAAACTGCGCTACTGCCCGGATTCGCTGGTGGCGTTGCAGCGTTATCAGGCGAGCCTCGCCTGA
- a CDS encoding translation initiation factor Sui1 translates to MAKKASSFSALGGLVYSTDAGRHCPDCGQPVDACTCKQQTIPEGDGIARVRRESKGRGGKTVTTVSGVPLPPDQLKELAATLKRRCGTGGALKDGVIEIQGDHVELLIGELTKQGFKAKKSGG, encoded by the coding sequence GTGGCCAAGAAAGCTTCTTCCTTTTCCGCCCTTGGCGGTCTCGTATATTCCACCGATGCCGGTCGGCACTGCCCCGACTGTGGCCAGCCGGTGGACGCCTGCACCTGCAAGCAGCAAACCATTCCCGAAGGCGACGGCATTGCCCGTGTGCGCCGTGAAAGCAAAGGCCGTGGCGGCAAGACCGTGACCACCGTCAGCGGCGTGCCGCTGCCACCGGACCAGCTCAAGGAACTGGCCGCCACCCTCAAGCGCCGTTGCGGTACGGGCGGTGCGTTGAAGGACGGGGTCATCGAGATCCAGGGCGACCATGTCGAGTTGCTGATCGGTGAGCTGACCAAACAGGGCTTCAAGGCGAAAAAGTCCGGCGGCTGA
- a CDS encoding DUF2333 family protein has product MLDWKNREAKAEPRERAETRTSATRSYLGGLWSRALGTLIGLYLLVCIGLGWYWSEEPALFPVQQNAQAAAERNGQQMVVGYTTIETLKTVAGTLLDKPGGYISNDRFPPGLWMDNMPSWEYGVLVQVRDLSRALRKDFARSQSQSTEDADLAKAEPRFNFDNKSWILPSSESEFEEGIKSLNRYQVRLAKGDQGAIFYTRADNLNNWLGDVATRLGSLSQRLSASVGRVKLNSNLKTETVVAGQALQVDEEVVETPWLQIDNVFYEARGQAWALSHLLRAIEVDFADVLAKKNATVSVRQIIRELEASQEPLWSPMVLNGSGFGMWANHSLVMANYISRANAAVIDLRQLLSQG; this is encoded by the coding sequence ATGCTGGACTGGAAAAACCGCGAGGCCAAAGCCGAGCCCCGTGAGCGGGCCGAAACCCGTACCTCTGCCACCCGCAGCTACCTCGGTGGCCTGTGGAGCCGCGCCCTGGGCACGCTGATCGGCCTGTACCTGCTGGTGTGCATCGGCCTTGGCTGGTACTGGAGCGAAGAGCCTGCGCTGTTCCCGGTGCAGCAGAACGCCCAGGCCGCTGCCGAGCGCAACGGCCAGCAGATGGTCGTGGGGTACACCACCATCGAGACCCTCAAGACCGTCGCCGGCACCCTGCTCGACAAGCCGGGCGGTTACATTTCCAACGACCGCTTCCCGCCGGGCCTGTGGATGGACAACATGCCCAGCTGGGAGTACGGCGTGCTGGTGCAGGTGCGCGACCTGTCCCGTGCCCTGCGCAAGGACTTCGCCCGTTCGCAGTCGCAGTCCACCGAAGACGCCGACCTGGCCAAGGCCGAGCCGCGCTTCAACTTCGACAACAAGAGCTGGATCCTGCCGTCCAGCGAGTCGGAGTTCGAAGAGGGCATCAAGTCGCTGAACCGCTACCAGGTGCGCCTGGCCAAGGGCGACCAGGGCGCGATCTTCTACACCCGCGCCGACAACCTCAACAACTGGCTGGGTGACGTGGCCACCCGTCTGGGCTCGCTGTCGCAGCGCCTGTCGGCCAGCGTCGGCCGGGTCAAGCTCAACAGCAACCTGAAGACCGAAACCGTGGTCGCAGGCCAGGCTCTGCAGGTGGACGAAGAGGTGGTCGAGACGCCGTGGCTGCAGATCGACAACGTGTTCTACGAAGCCCGTGGCCAGGCCTGGGCGCTGTCGCACCTGCTGCGCGCCATCGAGGTGGACTTTGCCGATGTACTGGCGAAGAAGAACGCCACGGTCAGCGTGCGGCAGATCATCCGCGAGCTGGAAGCTTCGCAGGAGCCGCTGTGGAGCCCAATGGTGCTCAACGGCAGCGGCTTTGGCATGTGGGCCAACCACTCGCTGGTGATGGCCAACTACATCTCCCGCGCCAACGCCGCAGTGATCGACCTGCGCCAACTGCTGTCGCAGGGCTGA
- a CDS encoding alpha-2-macroglobulin family protein: protein MLNKGLLLACALALLSACDSSTPDKPPAPTDKPAATAPAEKPAAKREDPAVLAKRYAGRELTVLDVSEVQLDGASTLSVSLSAPLDANQDFAGKLHLVDTVKGKVDGAWELSDNQMELRLRHLEPQRKMVLTIDKGLLSVNGNSLQAESVSRFETRDMQPTIGFASRGSLLPTRLAEGLPVIALNVDKVDVEFFRVKPEMLSTFLANWGRNSSLYYYQSKETLEMADLVYGGRFDLNPARNTRETVLLPIAGIKPLQEPGVYLAVMRASGTYDYSQPATLFTLSDIGLSAHRYRDRLDVFAQALEGGKALNGVTLELHDEKGKLLAQAKTDGDGHAQLPITAKADTLIATQGVHTTLLRLNTAALDLAEFDITGPQANPLQFFIFGPRDLYRPGETVLLNGLLRDQDGKPVKAQPVNVEVRRPDEQVSRKFVWEADPNGLFQYQLQLASEAPTGRWQLLLDFGGGRKQVYEFLVEDFLPERLALELKGSSTPLSPEQTATIQVNGRYLYGAPAAGNRLSGQAYVRPLREAVKALPGYQFGAVTETELNQDLELDEVTLDQNGKARIDIESRWSEARSPLQLTVQASLQESGGRPITRRLEQPIWPADRLPGLRGLFDGEETDGDGPVEFEFLLADRDGKKLAADNLKVRLIRERRDYYWNYSQSDGWSYNYNEKFLTQDEQTISVKAGSTAKLNFQVEWGPYRVEVEDPQTGIVSSERFWAGYRAQDNAEGGAVRPDQVKIALDKPAYADGATAKVTVTPPAAGTGYLMIESADGPLWWQEIDVPAEGKTFDVALDKKWARHDLYISALVIRPGERKANATPKRAVGVLHLPLERAERKLAVTLQAPEKMRPKQPLTVKFKAANADGSVPRQIHVLLSAVDVGILNITDFKTPDPFASLFGRKAYGADQLDIYGQLIEAGQGRLASLAFGGDAAMAKGGKRPNTTVTIVAQQSLPVTLDDKGEGQATVDIPDFNGELRLMAQAWTEEHFGMAEGKTVVAAPLIAELSAPRFLAGGDRTSLALDLANLSGRAQQLTVQLSTEGQLNLAGNAQQSITLAEGQRTTLMIPVQAQGGLGQGKVKVQVNGLQLPGEPANAFEREWTLGIRPAYPAMLKHYRVALKDQPWSLPESDLAEFEPAGLEASLALSSRPPLNLAEQIRALEAYPYGCLEQTTSGLYPSLYADADSLKRLGIKGEPADVRKRKIEMGIEHLLGMQRYNGSFGLWSSDSEEEYWLTAYVTDFLLRAREQGYGVPAEVLKKASERLLRYVQERNLIEVDYSQNADHTRFAVQAYAGLVLARSQQAPLGALRSLFERRADARSGLPLVQLAVALDKMGDKPRSQQALQAGLAITRSKGWMADYGSALRDQALILALLQENNLAGNQIDQRLFGLSDELAANRWLSTQERNALFLAGRGLLGKPEVNWKARLDSAGEVREFNNTDSGMKLEGPLLASPLTVQNEGSDTLYQQLTLSGYPRQAPAASGNGMEIRREYLGMNGQPLDVRNLRSGDLVLVHLALKAQDRVPDALVVDLLPAGLELENQNLAQSAASLDNASSAVKQWRDSMQNASVVHQEYRDDRYVAALKLDSYGTTHLLYLARAVTPGSYRIPPPQVESMYRPNLQAVGDSQGEMTVRAR, encoded by the coding sequence ATGCTCAACAAAGGATTGTTGCTGGCCTGCGCGCTGGCCCTGCTCAGTGCCTGTGATTCTTCCACGCCGGACAAACCACCGGCGCCCACAGATAAACCCGCCGCCACCGCGCCTGCCGAAAAACCGGCTGCCAAGCGCGAAGACCCGGCCGTGCTCGCCAAGCGCTATGCCGGCCGTGAGCTGACGGTGCTGGACGTCTCGGAGGTGCAACTGGACGGCGCCAGCACCCTGTCGGTGAGCCTGTCTGCACCACTGGACGCCAACCAGGACTTCGCCGGCAAGCTGCACCTGGTGGACACCGTCAAAGGCAAGGTCGACGGCGCCTGGGAACTCTCCGACAACCAGATGGAGCTGCGCCTGCGCCACCTGGAGCCGCAGCGCAAGATGGTCCTGACCATCGACAAGGGCCTGCTGTCGGTCAACGGCAACAGCCTGCAGGCCGAGTCGGTCAGCCGCTTCGAAACCCGCGACATGCAGCCCACCATTGGCTTCGCCAGCCGCGGCTCGCTGCTGCCCACGCGCCTTGCCGAAGGCCTGCCGGTGATTGCGCTGAACGTCGACAAGGTCGATGTCGAGTTCTTCCGGGTAAAACCCGAGATGCTCTCGACCTTCCTGGCCAACTGGGGGCGCAACTCCAGCCTGTACTACTACCAGTCCAAAGAAACCCTGGAGATGGCCGACCTGGTCTACGGTGGCCGCTTCGACCTCAACCCGGCGCGCAACACCCGCGAGACCGTACTGCTGCCGATTGCCGGGATCAAGCCGCTGCAGGAGCCGGGTGTGTACCTGGCGGTGATGCGCGCCTCGGGCACCTACGACTATTCGCAGCCGGCAACGCTGTTCACCCTGAGCGACATCGGCCTGTCGGCCCACCGCTACCGCGACCGTCTGGACGTGTTCGCCCAGGCGCTGGAAGGCGGCAAGGCGCTCAATGGCGTGACCCTCGAGCTGCACGACGAAAAGGGCAAGCTGCTGGCCCAGGCCAAGACCGATGGCGACGGCCACGCCCAACTGCCGATCACCGCCAAGGCTGATACCCTGATCGCCACGCAAGGGGTGCACACCACCCTGCTGCGGCTGAATACCGCCGCCCTGGACCTGGCCGAATTCGACATCACCGGCCCCCAGGCCAACCCGCTGCAGTTCTTCATTTTCGGCCCGCGCGACCTGTATCGCCCGGGCGAAACAGTGCTGCTCAACGGCCTGCTGCGTGACCAGGACGGCAAGCCGGTCAAGGCCCAGCCGGTGAATGTGGAAGTGCGTCGCCCCGATGAGCAGGTCAGCCGCAAGTTTGTCTGGGAGGCCGACCCGAACGGCCTGTTCCAGTACCAGCTGCAACTGGCCAGCGAAGCCCCCACCGGCCGCTGGCAACTGCTGTTGGACTTCGGCGGCGGGCGCAAGCAGGTGTACGAATTCCTCGTCGAGGACTTCTTGCCCGAGCGCCTGGCGCTGGAGCTCAAGGGCAGCAGCACGCCGCTGTCGCCTGAACAAACCGCCACCATCCAGGTCAATGGCCGCTACCTGTACGGTGCCCCGGCCGCCGGCAACCGCCTGAGCGGCCAGGCCTACGTGCGCCCGCTGCGCGAAGCGGTCAAGGCGCTGCCCGGCTACCAGTTTGGTGCCGTGACCGAAACCGAGCTGAACCAGGACCTGGAGCTGGACGAAGTCACCCTCGACCAGAACGGCAAGGCCCGTATCGATATCGAAAGCCGCTGGAGCGAAGCCCGCTCGCCGCTGCAACTGACCGTGCAGGCCAGCCTGCAGGAGTCCGGTGGCCGCCCCATCACCCGCCGGCTTGAGCAACCGATCTGGCCAGCCGACCGCCTGCCGGGCCTGCGCGGCCTGTTCGACGGTGAAGAGACCGACGGCGATGGCCCGGTTGAATTCGAGTTTCTGCTGGCTGACCGCGACGGCAAGAAGCTCGCCGCCGACAACCTCAAGGTGCGGCTGATTCGCGAGCGTCGCGACTATTACTGGAACTACTCGCAAAGCGATGGCTGGAGCTACAACTACAACGAGAAGTTTCTCACCCAGGATGAACAGACCATCAGCGTCAAGGCCGGCTCCACTGCCAAGCTGAACTTCCAGGTGGAGTGGGGCCCGTACCGCGTCGAGGTGGAAGACCCGCAGACTGGTATCGTCTCCAGCGAGCGCTTCTGGGCCGGTTACCGCGCCCAGGACAACGCCGAAGGCGGCGCCGTGCGCCCCGACCAGGTGAAGATCGCCCTGGACAAGCCCGCGTATGCCGATGGCGCCACCGCCAAGGTCACCGTCACCCCGCCGGCTGCCGGCACTGGCTACCTGATGATCGAGTCCGCCGATGGCCCGCTGTGGTGGCAGGAAATCGACGTACCGGCCGAAGGCAAGACCTTCGACGTTGCGCTGGACAAAAAATGGGCGCGCCACGACCTGTACATCAGTGCCCTGGTGATCCGCCCGGGCGAGCGCAAGGCCAACGCCACCCCGAAACGCGCCGTGGGTGTGCTGCACCTGCCGCTGGAGCGCGCCGAGCGCAAGCTTGCCGTGACCCTGCAGGCGCCGGAGAAAATGCGCCCTAAACAGCCGCTGACGGTGAAGTTCAAGGCCGCCAATGCCGACGGCAGCGTGCCCAGGCAAATCCACGTGCTGTTGTCGGCGGTGGACGTGGGCATCCTCAACATCACCGACTTCAAGACCCCCGACCCGTTCGCCAGCCTGTTCGGCCGCAAGGCCTACGGTGCCGACCAACTGGACATCTACGGCCAGCTGATCGAAGCCGGCCAGGGCCGCCTGGCCAGCCTGGCCTTCGGTGGTGACGCAGCCATGGCCAAGGGCGGCAAGCGCCCCAACACCACGGTGACCATCGTTGCCCAGCAAAGCCTGCCGGTCACCCTGGATGACAAGGGCGAAGGCCAGGCCACGGTGGATATCCCCGACTTCAACGGCGAGCTGCGCCTGATGGCCCAGGCCTGGACCGAGGAACACTTCGGCATGGCCGAGGGCAAGACCGTGGTGGCCGCGCCGCTGATCGCCGAGCTGTCGGCGCCGCGCTTTTTGGCCGGCGGCGACCGCACCAGCCTGGCGCTGGACCTGGCCAACCTGTCCGGCCGCGCCCAGCAACTGACCGTGCAACTGAGCACCGAAGGCCAGCTCAACCTTGCCGGCAACGCCCAGCAGAGCATCACCCTGGCCGAGGGCCAGCGCACTACCCTGATGATCCCGGTACAAGCCCAGGGCGGCCTGGGCCAGGGCAAGGTGAAGGTGCAGGTCAATGGCCTGCAACTGCCAGGCGAGCCGGCCAACGCCTTCGAGCGTGAATGGACCCTGGGCATCCGCCCGGCCTACCCGGCCATGCTCAAGCACTACCGTGTGGCCCTTAAAGACCAGCCGTGGAGCCTGCCGGAAAGCGACCTGGCCGAGTTCGAACCCGCGGGCCTTGAAGCCAGCCTTGCCCTGTCGAGCCGCCCACCGCTGAACCTGGCCGAGCAGATTCGCGCGCTTGAAGCCTACCCCTACGGCTGCCTGGAGCAGACCACCAGCGGCCTGTACCCCTCGCTTTACGCCGACGCCGACAGCCTCAAGCGCCTAGGCATCAAGGGCGAGCCGGCCGATGTGCGCAAGCGCAAGATCGAGATGGGCATCGAGCACTTGCTGGGCATGCAGCGCTACAACGGCAGCTTCGGCCTGTGGAGTTCGGACAGCGAGGAAGAGTACTGGCTGACCGCCTATGTCACCGACTTCCTGCTGCGCGCTCGCGAGCAAGGTTACGGCGTGCCGGCCGAGGTGCTGAAAAAGGCCAGCGAGCGCCTGCTGCGCTATGTGCAGGAGCGCAACCTGATCGAGGTGGACTACAGCCAGAACGCCGACCACACCCGCTTCGCCGTGCAGGCCTATGCCGGCCTGGTGCTTGCCCGCAGCCAGCAGGCGCCGCTGGGCGCACTGCGCAGCCTGTTCGAGCGCCGCGCCGACGCCCGCTCGGGCCTGCCGCTGGTGCAACTGGCGGTGGCACTGGACAAGATGGGCGACAAGCCACGCTCGCAGCAGGCGCTGCAGGCCGGCCTTGCGATCACCCGCAGCAAGGGCTGGATGGCCGACTACGGCAGCGCGCTGCGTGACCAGGCGCTGATCCTGGCGCTGTTGCAGGAGAACAACCTGGCCGGCAACCAGATCGACCAGCGCCTGTTCGGCCTGTCTGATGAACTGGCCGCCAACCGCTGGCTGTCGACCCAGGAGCGCAATGCGCTGTTCCTTGCCGGGCGTGGCCTGCTGGGCAAACCCGAAGTCAACTGGAAGGCGCGCCTGGACAGTGCCGGTGAAGTACGCGAGTTCAATAACACCGATTCGGGCATGAAGCTCGAAGGCCCGCTGCTGGCATCCCCCTTGACCGTACAGAACGAGGGTAGCGACACCCTGTACCAGCAGCTGACCCTGTCCGGTTACCCGCGCCAGGCACCGGCTGCCAGCGGCAACGGCATGGAGATCCGCCGCGAGTACCTGGGCATGAATGGCCAGCCGCTGGATGTGCGCAACCTGCGCAGCGGCGACCTGGTGCTGGTGCACCTGGCGCTCAAGGCCCAGGACCGCGTGCCGGATGCGCTGGTGGTGGACCTGCTGCCGGCGGGCCTGGAGCTGGAAAACCAGAACCTTGCCCAGAGCGCTGCCAGCCTGGACAACGCCAGCAGCGCGGTGAAGCAGTGGCGCGACTCGATGCAGAACGCCAGCGTGGTGCACCAGGAGTACCGCGATGACCGCTATGTCGCCGCCCTCAAGCTGGACAGCTACGGTACCACCCACCTGCTGTACCTGGCCCGTGCAGTGACCCCGGGCAGCTATCGCATTCCGCCGCCGCAGGTGGAGTCGATGTACCGGCCGAACCTGCAGGCAGTGGGGGACAGCCAGGGTGAGATGACGGTGCGCGCCCGCTGA
- a CDS encoding MATE family efflux transporter has product MPSLSTAWQHRPTHRKVWGLAAPMILSNISVPLVALVDSTVIGHLPHAHQLGAVAVGATLFTFMVGLMGFLRMGSTGFAAQAAGRADGAALRQVLVQGLLLALGFALLIGLLALPFSQLALHAMQPSEALHSATEAFFHTRLLGLPAALASYALVGWFLGTQNARAPLAILLTTNLLNIALNLWFVLGLDWGVVGSARASVIAEWSAALLGLALTRPALRAYPGRIAWAALKRWQAWRPLLAVNRDIFLRSLALQLVFLLITVQGARLGEATVAANALLLNGLLLTAYALDGLAHAVEALCGHAIGARDREALQRSLVVACGWSLIVSLGFAGLFLLGGHLFIDLQTDIASVREAAYPYLPYLALLPLIAVWSYLLDGLFIGATRAREMRNAMLAAVLIALPFALGLSGLGNHGLWLAFLGFMALRAATLGWVGMRLHKNDQWIG; this is encoded by the coding sequence ATGCCCTCACTGTCCACCGCCTGGCAGCACCGCCCGACCCACCGCAAGGTCTGGGGCCTGGCCGCGCCGATGATCCTGTCGAACATCTCGGTGCCGTTGGTGGCCTTGGTCGACAGCACGGTGATCGGCCACCTGCCCCATGCCCACCAGCTCGGCGCGGTGGCGGTGGGCGCCACGTTGTTCACCTTCATGGTCGGGCTGATGGGCTTTTTGCGCATGGGCTCCACCGGCTTTGCCGCCCAGGCCGCCGGCCGCGCAGATGGCGCCGCGTTGCGCCAGGTGCTGGTGCAAGGGCTGTTGCTGGCGCTGGGCTTTGCCCTGCTGATCGGCCTGCTGGCCCTGCCCTTCAGCCAGCTGGCGCTGCATGCGATGCAACCGAGCGAGGCGCTGCATAGCGCCACCGAAGCGTTCTTCCATACCCGCCTACTGGGGCTGCCGGCAGCGCTGGCCAGCTATGCGCTGGTGGGCTGGTTCCTCGGCACCCAGAACGCCCGGGCGCCGCTGGCCATCCTGCTGACCACCAACCTGCTGAACATCGCCCTGAACCTGTGGTTCGTGCTGGGGCTGGACTGGGGCGTGGTGGGCTCGGCGCGCGCTTCGGTGATCGCCGAATGGAGCGCTGCGCTGCTGGGCCTGGCCCTTACCCGCCCGGCGCTGCGCGCCTACCCGGGGCGTATCGCCTGGGCGGCGCTCAAGCGCTGGCAGGCCTGGCGGCCATTGCTGGCGGTGAACCGCGATATCTTCCTGCGCAGCCTGGCGCTGCAACTGGTGTTTTTACTGATCACCGTGCAGGGCGCGCGCCTGGGCGAGGCCACGGTGGCGGCCAATGCGTTGCTGCTCAACGGCCTGCTGCTCACCGCCTACGCCCTGGACGGCCTGGCCCATGCAGTGGAGGCGCTGTGCGGCCACGCCATCGGCGCGCGCGACCGCGAAGCGCTGCAGCGCTCGCTGGTGGTGGCCTGTGGCTGGTCGCTGATCGTCAGCCTGGGCTTTGCCGGGCTGTTCCTGCTGGGCGGGCACCTGTTCATCGACCTGCAGACCGACATCGCCAGCGTGCGTGAGGCGGCCTACCCCTACCTGCCGTACCTGGCGCTGTTGCCGTTGATCGCGGTGTGGAGCTACCTGCTGGACGGGCTGTTCATCGGCGCCACCCGGGCGCGGGAAATGCGCAATGCAATGCTGGCTGCGGTGCTGATCGCCCTGCCCTTTGCGCTGGGGTTGAGCGGGTTGGGCAACCATGGGTTGTGGTTGGCGTTTCTGGGGTTCATGGCGTTGCGGGCGGCGACGCTGGGGTGGGTTGGCATGCGGTTGCACAAGAACGACCAATGGATTGGGTAG
- the speA gene encoding arginine decarboxylase, which yields MSVRRTRKDDGSQWTVADSRSVYGIRHWGAGYFAINEAGRVEVRPNGPHSAPIDLYEQVDELRQSGLSLPLLVRFPDILQDRVRQLTGAFDANIARLEYQSQYTALYPIKVNQQEAVVENIIATQNVSIGLEAGSKPELLAVLALAPKGGTIVCNGYKDREFIRLALMGQKLGHNVFIVIEKESEVALVIEEAAELKVKPQVGLRVRLSSLASSKWADTGGEKSKFGLSAAQLISVVQRFRDAGLDQGIRLLHFHMGSQIANLADYQHGFKEAIRYYGELRALGLPVDHVDVGGGLGVDYDGTHSRNASSINYDMDDYAGVVVGMLKEFCDAQGLPHPHIFSESGRSLTAHHAMLVIQVTDVEKHNDDVPTIENKDALPETVQWLADLLGPTDIEMVTETYWRATHYMGDVAAQYADGKLTLAEKALAEQCYFAVCRRLHNSLKARQRSHRQVLDELNDKLADKYICNFSVFQSLPDTWAIGQVLPIIPLHRLDEEPMRRAVLQDLTCDSDGKINQYVDEQSIETSMPVHAVKEGEDYLLGVFLVGAYQEILGDMHNLFGDTDSVNIYQNADGSVYHAGIETHDTIEDMLRYVHLSPEELMTHYRDKVASAKITARERTQYLDALRLGLTRSSYLSS from the coding sequence ATGTCCGTACGACGCACACGCAAAGACGATGGTAGCCAATGGACCGTGGCCGACAGCCGCAGTGTTTACGGCATCCGCCATTGGGGCGCTGGTTATTTCGCCATCAATGAAGCCGGGCGCGTCGAAGTGCGCCCCAATGGCCCGCACAGCGCGCCGATCGACCTGTACGAGCAGGTCGACGAGCTGCGCCAGAGCGGCCTGTCGCTGCCGCTGCTGGTGCGCTTCCCGGACATCCTGCAGGACCGCGTGCGCCAGCTGACCGGCGCCTTCGATGCCAACATCGCGCGCCTGGAATACCAGAGCCAGTACACCGCGCTGTACCCGATCAAGGTCAACCAGCAGGAAGCGGTGGTAGAGAACATCATCGCCACGCAAAACGTGTCCATCGGCCTTGAAGCCGGCTCCAAGCCCGAGCTGCTGGCCGTGCTGGCGCTGGCGCCGAAGGGCGGCACCATCGTCTGCAACGGTTACAAGGACCGCGAATTCATCCGCCTGGCGCTGATGGGCCAGAAGCTTGGCCACAACGTGTTCATCGTCATCGAGAAAGAGTCCGAAGTGGCCCTGGTGATCGAAGAAGCTGCGGAGCTTAAGGTCAAGCCCCAGGTCGGCCTGCGCGTGCGCCTGTCGTCGCTGGCCTCGAGCAAATGGGCTGACACCGGTGGCGAGAAGTCCAAGTTCGGTTTGTCTGCCGCGCAGCTGATCTCGGTGGTGCAGCGCTTCCGCGATGCCGGCCTGGACCAGGGCATCCGCCTGCTGCACTTCCACATGGGCTCGCAGATCGCCAACCTGGCCGACTACCAGCACGGCTTCAAGGAAGCCATTCGCTATTACGGCGAACTGCGTGCGCTGGGCCTGCCGGTCGATCATGTCGATGTCGGCGGCGGCCTGGGGGTGGACTACGACGGTACCCACTCGCGCAACGCCAGCTCGATCAACTACGACATGGACGACTACGCAGGCGTGGTGGTGGGCATGCTCAAGGAGTTCTGCGACGCGCAGGGCCTGCCGCACCCGCACATCTTTTCCGAGAGCGGCCGCTCGCTGACCGCGCACCACGCCATGCTGGTAATCCAGGTCACCGACGTCGAGAAACACAACGACGACGTGCCGACCATCGAGAACAAGGACGCGCTGCCCGAGACCGTGCAGTGGCTGGCCGACCTGCTTGGCCCTACCGACATCGAGATGGTCACCGAGACCTACTGGCGCGCCACCCACTACATGGGTGACGTGGCCGCGCAGTACGCCGATGGCAAGCTCACCCTGGCTGAAAAAGCCCTGGCCGAGCAATGCTACTTTGCCGTGTGCCGGCGCCTGCACAACTCGCTGAAGGCACGCCAGCGCTCGCACCGCCAGGTGCTGGACGAACTCAACGACAAGCTCGCCGACAAGTACATCTGCAACTTCTCGGTGTTCCAGAGCCTGCCGGACACCTGGGCCATCGGCCAGGTGCTGCCGATCATCCCGCTGCACCGCCTGGACGAGGAGCCGATGCGCCGCGCCGTGCTGCAAGACCTTACCTGCGACTCCGACGGCAAGATCAACCAGTACGTCGACGAGCAGAGCATCGAGACCAGCATGCCGGTGCATGCGGTAAAAGAGGGCGAGGACTACCTGCTGGGCGTGTTCCTGGTCGGTGCCTACCAGGAGATCCTCGGCGACATGCACAACCTGTTCGGTGACACCGATTCGGTGAACATCTACCAGAACGCCGACGGCAGCGTGTACCACGCTGGTATCGAGACCCACGACACCATCGAGGACATGCTGCGCTACGTGCACCTGTCGCCGGAGGAGTTGATGACCCACTACCGCGACAAGGTGGCCAGCGCCAAGATCACCGCGCGTGAGCGTACCCAGTACCTGGATGCGCTGCGGTTGGGGCTGACCCGGTCTTCGTACCTGTCGTCCTGA